The BD1-7 clade bacterium genomic interval TTTTTTACTCACAGAGAACTCCGGGGTTGCGCTTGTCTGATGCATCGACAACAGTCTGATGCTAGGGTTTCAAGCGTCGCATTCATTATTATTTTGGCTGATTGTACACAATGCGACGGCCGCTGATAAGCCAACCTATTTGCCGAGAATCAGTTGCTTGATCAGCAAAACAATAAAAACGGGGTTGGTATACAAATATCGGCGCCACAAACGTTTAGGTTCTTCTATCAATCGAAACAGCCATTCGAGGCCGGCTTGCTGCATCCAGTTTGGCGCGTGTTTTTTGTCGCCTGCAATAAAATCAAACGCCGCACCGACACCCAGCATGGTGCAATTCAGTGCTGCTTTGTTGTCAGCCATCCAGCGTTCCTGCTTAGGACAACCCAGACCAACAAACAGAATATCGACATTAGCATCGTTGATGGCTTGCAGATCTGCCTGATGCTCTTCGTCGGTAAGTTGGCGAAATGGCGGAGATTTAGCGTAGCTAATAGTAAGATTAGGAAACTGTTGATTCAACACACTTTGTAAGGTGTTCAGGGTTGTTTCGCTGCCGCCATAAAAACCAATGTTAACGGCTTTGTTTTCGAAATGATCACAGATACCCATGGTCAGATCCATGCCTCTGACCTGCTGCGCTGTGGTTGCACCGAGTAATTTTTGTGCCCAAAAAATTGGGCGACCATCTGGCACTACCCAGTCTGCGCCATTGACCTGCTGTTGAAATGTGCTGTCTTGCCAGGTTTCGATACACATGTGAACGTTAGACACACAAATATAGCGGCCCTGTTTGTCTTGGGACCAAGTATCGAGGTGCTCGAGGGTCTCTGGCAAACTGGTGACATTTACTGACATGGTAATGACGGACAACTTAGTCATTGATGGCTTCCTGATAGATTTGCATCAGTCGTTGGTAGTTGGCAGCTTCGGTGTATTGCTGTTGGTAGATCTTAAACGCATTTTGGCCGTACTCGCTGATGGTTGCGGGAGCGGCTGCCAAGGTTAACACTGCCTCGCGTAGACTATCGGCATCGCCGGGTGGGCACAACAGCCCGGTTGATTGGTGGGTAACAATTTCAGCCATTGAACCTAGTCGTGACGCAATTACCGGTGTGCTGCAGGCGAAGGCTTCCGCGATCGTCATCGGGAACCCTTCGTAACACAAGGATGGCAACACAAGAAAATCCGAGGCTTCTAAAAACGCCGGTATTTGCGCGCTGGGAACACGTCCAACCAAGTGAATAGTGTCAGGCAGGTTTGCTGACTGTAGGGTTTCCATCAGCGGGCCATCGCCAACCACAACCAATGGGTATTTGATTCCGGAAAAAGCTTCAATTAACGGTTCTATGCCTTTCTCGTCAGATAATCGGCCGACATATAGGGCAAATCTATCTGGCAAGGCGATCTCTGGTGTGTTTTGTGCGCTGGCATTATCCGGCGTAAAAAAATTGGGTTTGACGGCAAGTTTGTTGGGCGTAAAGCCGGCTTCAATAAACTTTTGACGGGAAAACTCGGTAAGAGTGATAAAGCGGTCGACGCGGGTATTCCAGGTGTTGCGCCAGCGGTGAAAGGCAATGTTGCAACAGAGGATAAAGGTGCCGAGTAATGAGCCCTGATAAACCTTATATCTGAGAGCCCAAAAGGGTGAGTGATGGATACTGCGCTCACACGGCTTGCCCTTGAGCATCAAAATTGCCGTTGGGCACACAAAACGATAGTTGTGCAATGTTTGCACCACGGGTACGCCGTGGTCACGGCAGGCATCATAAACCGATGCTGATAATCGAGGAAATATATTGTGGCAGTGCACAATATCGGGCTTAAAAGCGGATAATTTCATCGCGACTTGTTGTTTAGATGGGC includes:
- the tagA gene encoding N-acetylglucosaminyldiphosphoundecaprenol N -acetyl-beta-D-mannosaminyltransferase, which translates into the protein MTKLSVITMSVNVTSLPETLEHLDTWSQDKQGRYICVSNVHMCIETWQDSTFQQQVNGADWVVPDGRPIFWAQKLLGATTAQQVRGMDLTMGICDHFENKAVNIGFYGGSETTLNTLQSVLNQQFPNLTISYAKSPPFRQLTDEEHQADLQAINDANVDILFVGLGCPKQERWMADNKAALNCTMLGVGAAFDFIAGDKKHAPNWMQQAGLEWLFRLIEEPKRLWRRYLYTNPVFIVLLIKQLILGK
- the tuaC gene encoding Putative teichuronic acid biosynthesis glycosyltransferase TuaC — encoded protein: MKILILHNRYQQAGGEDSVVHQEYAMLKRAGHTVELLEVNNDNITGIKEKITTALRVIYSRPSKQQVAMKLSAFKPDIVHCHNIFPRLSASVYDACRDHGVPVVQTLHNYRFVCPTAILMLKGKPCERSIHHSPFWALRYKVYQGSLLGTFILCCNIAFHRWRNTWNTRVDRFITLTEFSRQKFIEAGFTPNKLAVKPNFFTPDNASAQNTPEIALPDRFALYVGRLSDEKGIEPLIEAFSGIKYPLVVVGDGPLMETLQSANLPDTIHLVGRVPSAQIPAFLEASDFLVLPSLCYEGFPMTIAEAFACSTPVIASRLGSMAEIVTHQSTGLLCPPGDADSLREAVLTLAAAPATISEYGQNAFKIYQQQYTEAANYQRLMQIYQEAIND